Proteins encoded together in one Bactrocera neohumeralis isolate Rockhampton unplaced genomic scaffold, APGP_CSIRO_Bneo_wtdbg2-racon-allhic-juicebox.fasta_v2 cluster11, whole genome shotgun sequence window:
- the LOC126766067 gene encoding uncharacterized protein LOC126766067 translates to MDDEKLIALVENKIELFNKSSPYYKLQSRKGVLWAEIVRELNASGEICRRRWVTLRDRYGREVRKTNAPSGSGMEYQKQWHLLEAMKFLKPHIVPRPDRFSQNICETAVTGQGQLQSTTEDSRLQPHGHESHAQEVEVPSPLWPLSPMSPIAISLPSPSPPIAVEPSPTPSASTSLPSPSCSTQAASCV, encoded by the exons ATGGATGACGAGAAATTGATTGCTTTGGTTGAGAATAAAATTGAGTTATTTAATAAGAGCAGTCCATATTATAAGCTGCAATCAAGGAAAGGTGTCTTGTGGGCTGAAATCGTGAGGGAATTGAACGCAAGTG GAGAAATTTGTCGCCGTAGATGGGTAACACTCCGGGATCGGTACGGGAGGGAAGTACGGAAGACTAACGCCCCCAGCGGCAGCGGGATGGAGTACCAAAAGCAGTGGCATTTGTTGGAGGCAATGAAGTTCCTTAAGCCACATATTGTACCACGGCC GGATAGATTCtcacaaaatatttgtgaaaccGCAGTCACCGGTCAGGGCCAGTTGCAATCAACAACTGAAGACAGTCGATTGCAGCCACATGGACATGAGTCACATGCGCAGGAGGTGGAAGTGCCATCACCGCTATGGCCATTGTCGCCTATGAGTCCAATTGCAATATCGCTGCCGTCGCCATCGCCTCCTATTGCCGTGGAGCCATCCCCGACTCCTTCCGCATCCACCTCGCTTCCCTCACCATCCTGCTCTACGCAGGCGGCAAGCTGCGTTTGA